A region of Acidobacteriota bacterium DNA encodes the following proteins:
- a CDS encoding MFS transporter: MNKRAFVVLVGSMFISMLGMGIVSPFLPIYANTLGASKLEVGLVQAGFSITGIGTLLFIGRLSDRFGRKLFLGTGLGIIALSSVGLMYAARPLHLILWRFFQGLGASAHMPIAQAYLGDITPEGHEGKWMGYFNAVLFAGMGAGPLAGGLISDAFSIRTTFLFMAVLNALALGATILFLREMRRKTSRAARLSFLDPLRSRNLRGALSYNIANGVTIAGLMAFVPLFADLTVGLSASLIGVLLAARSPVSILQSYTGRMADKWNRRSMVLWGGLLSMAALALLPRSAGFWPLLAAYISVTLGQAVGVPAANAYVVNEGRVYGMGASVTLFMLAMHLGTGLGPVALGGIADRFGLESVFYSTAACMAMGLGLFALMVRPGADTRVRGSAP; this comes from the coding sequence ATGAACAAGAGGGCGTTCGTCGTGCTGGTGGGGAGCATGTTCATCTCCATGCTCGGCATGGGCATCGTCAGCCCCTTCCTCCCCATCTACGCCAACACCCTCGGGGCGTCCAAGCTCGAGGTGGGGCTGGTGCAGGCGGGCTTCAGCATCACCGGCATCGGGACCCTGCTCTTCATCGGGCGGCTGTCGGACCGGTTCGGGCGCAAACTGTTCCTCGGCACGGGGCTGGGCATCATCGCCCTCTCTTCGGTGGGGCTGATGTACGCCGCCCGCCCGCTGCACCTCATCCTCTGGCGCTTCTTCCAGGGACTGGGAGCCTCGGCCCACATGCCGATCGCCCAGGCCTATCTCGGGGACATCACGCCCGAGGGGCACGAGGGGAAATGGATGGGGTATTTCAACGCCGTTCTCTTCGCCGGGATGGGGGCGGGCCCGCTGGCCGGAGGGTTGATCTCGGACGCGTTCAGCATCCGGACCACTTTTCTCTTCATGGCCGTTCTGAACGCCCTCGCCCTGGGCGCCACCATCCTTTTCCTGAGGGAGATGCGGCGGAAGACGTCGCGGGCGGCGCGCCTCTCTTTTCTCGACCCGCTCCGGAGCCGCAACCTGCGGGGGGCCCTCAGCTACAATATCGCCAACGGGGTGACGATCGCCGGACTCATGGCCTTCGTCCCGCTGTTCGCCGACCTCACCGTCGGCCTGAGCGCCAGCCTGATCGGCGTCCTGCTCGCCGCCCGCTCGCCCGTTTCCATCCTGCAGTCGTACACCGGCCGCATGGCCGACAAATGGAACCGCCGCAGCATGGTCCTCTGGGGCGGCCTCCTCTCCATGGCGGCCCTGGCCCTCCTTCCCCGGTCCGCGGGCTTCTGGCCCCTGCTCGCGGCCTACATCTCGGTCACGCTCGGCCAGGCGGTGGGCGTCCCGGCGGCCAACGCTTACGTGGTCAACGAGGGGCGCGTCTACGGCATGGGAGCCTCGGTGACCCTCTTCATGCTCGCCATGCACCTCGGCACGGGGCTCGGGCCGGTCGCCCTGGGAGGGATCGCGGACCGGTTCGGGCTCGAGTCGGTCTTTTACTCCACCGCGGCCTGCATGGCCATGGGGCTCGGGCTGTTCGCCCTCATGGTCCGTCCCGGGGCGGATACCAGGGTGAGAGGGAGTGCGC
- a CDS encoding endonuclease/exonuclease/phosphatase family protein, whose protein sequence is MNKPGVGKAARSAHGTHGWWARWFGVSVKVYLLLALALWLLLHLGADRWWPATLVLFGPRWAFTLPLLLFVPLALGFERRQLPWLAAAAAVLFGPIMGLRLPLFRDAADGPPIRVLTCNVGGPGMDRETLARLIRESGADIVALQECPRETALKVLPGWTLVTEERLVVAARAPVTRARGRRIMHPPSQWPRASALQCVVHLP, encoded by the coding sequence ATGAACAAGCCGGGGGTCGGGAAAGCCGCGCGCTCCGCGCACGGAACGCACGGGTGGTGGGCGCGGTGGTTCGGCGTCTCCGTCAAGGTCTACCTCCTCCTCGCCCTCGCGCTCTGGCTCCTCCTCCACCTGGGAGCCGACCGCTGGTGGCCGGCCACCCTGGTCCTGTTCGGCCCCCGCTGGGCCTTCACCCTCCCCCTCCTCCTCTTCGTCCCCCTGGCGCTCGGATTTGAGCGCCGCCAGCTGCCCTGGCTCGCCGCCGCCGCCGCCGTCCTCTTCGGCCCCATCATGGGGTTGCGCCTCCCCCTCTTCCGGGACGCGGCGGACGGCCCCCCGATCCGGGTCCTGACCTGCAACGTCGGCGGGCCGGGCATGGACCGGGAGACTCTCGCCCGGCTCATCCGGGAGTCGGGGGCCGACATCGTGGCGCTGCAGGAATGCCCGCGGGAGACGGCGCTGAAAGTGCTCCCCGGATGGACCCTGGTCACCGAGGAGCGCCTCGTGGTCGCGGCCCGCGCACCCGTAACGCGCGCCAGGGGGCGCCGGATCATGCACCCCCCCAGCCAGTGGCCCCGGGCGAGCGCGCTGCAGTGCGTGGTCCACCTCCCCTAA